A window from Populus trichocarpa isolate Nisqually-1 chromosome 3, P.trichocarpa_v4.1, whole genome shotgun sequence encodes these proteins:
- the LOC7491904 gene encoding DNA-directed RNA polymerases I, II, and III subunit RPABC5 yields MIIPVRCFTCGKVIGNKWDTYLDLLQADYTEGDALDALGLVRYCCRRMLMTHVDLIEKLLNYNTLEKSEGS; encoded by the exons ATGATTATCCCAGTTCGTTGTTTCACTTGCGGCAAG gtGATTGGGAACAAATGGGATACGTATCTTGATCTTCTCCAAGCTGATTACACTGAAGG AGATGCTCTTGATGCGTTGGGGTTGGTTCGGTATTGCTGTAGAAGAATGCTCATGACTCATGTCGACCTTATTGAGAAGCTTCTGAACTACAATA CTCTGGAGAAAAGTGAGGGCAGTTGA
- the LOC7465475 gene encoding protein CYCLOPS isoform X1, with amino-acid sequence MINDRNKGSLTDNSVIKPESSQQHNFSFYQRGEGEKGVMETEGRGFTDLYRNSSEELFLKSLMETSIGMPVPTMEMLGFKNLSQNFRTDSEELFKSWLTNGENGYNSTSIAHRTRQASRRISSELVNLTSQQHGSAPQKKRSNDVLFTQNNPTADDISNDLNEQSISRNAVERTVQASNLYLAKAWFHSSQPMTRSRSSELRRRYAAMQYTQTNIGMEVMQNVSGHGVNNLNQEFGNPNGFSDPPVHDTANQLGTFMSPTNSSSSTFNTPQMSSIDKVSSVVNMLKGTLERKKLGNQIEKEIVEDSSNAFYHVQVINSTFDQQKGNGIHEIPPGSFQEISPGQVKDPEFLKTVQGPMDLDFEGFVNTINPVQLSTVSREPSQSGSSAATPVVSSAFDACDGPSNSSQTLSICETSRKQIGNGRSSENGPRAKDFRDRIIDNLKDDRKRGGLVRYGSVTSAGSVDKGDPTKKRRVERSRKMAEAKERNMTPAIPSDMQSVLKRCENLEKEVRSLKLNLSFMNRKDSEQTKQIEELQKQNEDLTDEKERLLEEIERILAETGKM; translated from the exons ATGATCAATGATAGAAACAAGGGAAGCTTGACAGACAACTCGGTTATAAAGCCAGAAAGTAGTCAGCAGCACAACTTCAGTTTTTATCAGAGGGGTGAAGGGGAGAAAGGTGTGATGGAGACGGAAGGAAGAGGGTTTACAGACCTGTATAGGAATTCAAGTGAAGAGTTGTTTCTCAAATCTTTGATGGAGACCTCAATTGGGATGCCAGTACCCACCATGGAGATGTTGGGGTTCAAGAATCTCTCTCAGAACTTTCGTACCGACAGTGAGGAGCTATTCAAAAGCTGGCTTACAAATGGAGAG aatGGCTATAACTCAACAAGCATAGCACATCGAACCCGACAAGCATCGAGAAG GATATCAAGTGAACTGGTCAATTTGACCAGCCAACAACATGGGAGCGCACCTCAGAAGAAAAGGAGCAATGATGTCTTATTCACGCAAAATAATCCAACAGCTGATGATATCTCCAATGATCTCAATGAACAGTCAATCAG CAGGAACGCTGTTGAAAGGACCGTGCAGGCTAGTAATTTATATCTGGCTAAG GCGTGGTTTCACAGTTCTCAACCCATGACAAGAAGTCGATCCTCTGAACTGAG GAGAAGGTATGCTGCTATGCAATATACTCAGACAAATATAGGTATGGAAGTTATGCAGAATGTTTCAGGGCATGGTGTCAACAATTTGAATCAAGAGTTTGGAAATCCAAATGGTTTCAGTGACCCTCCCGTACATGACACTGCCAATCAGTTGGGCACGTTCATGTCTCCAACCAATTCATCCTCGTCTACTTTTAACACCCCACAAATGAGCAGCATAGATAAAGTTTCTTCTGTTGTTAACATGCTAAAGGGTACACTGGAACGCAAGAAGCTAGGTAACCAGATTGAGAAGGAAATAGTTGAAGATAGTTCTAACGCATTTTATCATGTTCAAGTTATAAACTCTACTTTTGATCAACAAAAAGGGAACGGCATTCATGAGATTCCTCCTGGAAGTTTTCAAGAAATATCACCTGGTCAAGTCAAGGACCCTGAGTTCTTGAAGACAGTTCAAGGACCCATGGATCTTGACTTTGAAGGGTTTGTAAATACCATAAATCCGGTTCAGCTGAGCACGGTTTCTCGGGAACCTTCTCAAAGTGGATCTTCTGCCGCTACACCAGTAGTTTCATCTGCTTTTGATGCATGTGATGGCCCCAGCAACTCAAGTCAAACTCTAAGCATTTGTGAAACCTCAAGGAAACAAATTGGAAATGGTAGGAGTTCAGAAAATGGCCCTAGAGCCAAAG ATTTTAGAGACCGAATAATTGACAATTTGAAGGATGATCGGAAG AGGGGAGGTCTCGTCCGATATGGATCTGTGACATCAGCAGGTTCAG TGGACAAGGGGGACCCAACTAAGAAGCGGAGAGTGGAACGCTCACGAAA AATGGCAGAGGCAAAGGAAAGGAATATGACACCAGCAATTCCATCTGACATGCAATCAGTCCTTAAGCGGTGTGAAAATCTTGAGAAGGAAGTACGATCACTCAAGTTGAACTTGTCTTTCATGAATAG GAAGGATTCTGAACAGACTAAGCAGATAGAAGAGCTTCAGAAACAGAACGAAGATTTAACTGATGAAAAAGAACGCCTCTTAGAAGAAATTGAGAGGATTCTAGCAGAAACAGGAAAGATGTAA
- the LOC7465475 gene encoding protein CYCLOPS isoform X3, whose product MINDRNKGSLTDNSVIKPESSQQHNFSFYQRGEGEKGVMETEGRGFTDLYRNSSEELFLKSLMETSIGMPVPTMEMLGFKNLSQNFRTDSEELFKSWLTNGENGYNSTSIAHRTRQASRRISSELVNLTSQQHGSAPQKKRSNDVLFTQNNPTADDISNDLNEQSISRNAVERTVQASNLYLAKAWFHSSQPMTRSRSSELRRRYAAMQYTQTNIGMEVMQNVSGHGVNNLNQEFGNPNGFSDPPVHDTANQLGTFMSPTNSSSSTFNTPQMSSIDKVSSVVNMLKGTLERKKLGNQIEKEIVEDSSNAFYHVQVINSTFDQQKGNGIHEIPPGSFQEISPGQVKDPEFLKTVQGPMDLDFEGFVNTINPVQLSTVSREPSQSGSSAATPVVSSAFDACDGPSNSSQTLSICETSRKQIGNDFRDRIIDNLKDDRKRGGLVRYGSVTSAGSVDKGDPTKKRRVERSRKMAEAKERNMTPAIPSDMQSVLKRCENLEKEVRSLKLNLSFMNRKDSEQTKQIEELQKQNEDLTDEKERLLEEIERILAETGKM is encoded by the exons ATGATCAATGATAGAAACAAGGGAAGCTTGACAGACAACTCGGTTATAAAGCCAGAAAGTAGTCAGCAGCACAACTTCAGTTTTTATCAGAGGGGTGAAGGGGAGAAAGGTGTGATGGAGACGGAAGGAAGAGGGTTTACAGACCTGTATAGGAATTCAAGTGAAGAGTTGTTTCTCAAATCTTTGATGGAGACCTCAATTGGGATGCCAGTACCCACCATGGAGATGTTGGGGTTCAAGAATCTCTCTCAGAACTTTCGTACCGACAGTGAGGAGCTATTCAAAAGCTGGCTTACAAATGGAGAG aatGGCTATAACTCAACAAGCATAGCACATCGAACCCGACAAGCATCGAGAAG GATATCAAGTGAACTGGTCAATTTGACCAGCCAACAACATGGGAGCGCACCTCAGAAGAAAAGGAGCAATGATGTCTTATTCACGCAAAATAATCCAACAGCTGATGATATCTCCAATGATCTCAATGAACAGTCAATCAG CAGGAACGCTGTTGAAAGGACCGTGCAGGCTAGTAATTTATATCTGGCTAAG GCGTGGTTTCACAGTTCTCAACCCATGACAAGAAGTCGATCCTCTGAACTGAG GAGAAGGTATGCTGCTATGCAATATACTCAGACAAATATAGGTATGGAAGTTATGCAGAATGTTTCAGGGCATGGTGTCAACAATTTGAATCAAGAGTTTGGAAATCCAAATGGTTTCAGTGACCCTCCCGTACATGACACTGCCAATCAGTTGGGCACGTTCATGTCTCCAACCAATTCATCCTCGTCTACTTTTAACACCCCACAAATGAGCAGCATAGATAAAGTTTCTTCTGTTGTTAACATGCTAAAGGGTACACTGGAACGCAAGAAGCTAGGTAACCAGATTGAGAAGGAAATAGTTGAAGATAGTTCTAACGCATTTTATCATGTTCAAGTTATAAACTCTACTTTTGATCAACAAAAAGGGAACGGCATTCATGAGATTCCTCCTGGAAGTTTTCAAGAAATATCACCTGGTCAAGTCAAGGACCCTGAGTTCTTGAAGACAGTTCAAGGACCCATGGATCTTGACTTTGAAGGGTTTGTAAATACCATAAATCCGGTTCAGCTGAGCACGGTTTCTCGGGAACCTTCTCAAAGTGGATCTTCTGCCGCTACACCAGTAGTTTCATCTGCTTTTGATGCATGTGATGGCCCCAGCAACTCAAGTCAAACTCTAAGCATTTGTGAAACCTCAAGGAAACAAATTGGAAATG ATTTTAGAGACCGAATAATTGACAATTTGAAGGATGATCGGAAG AGGGGAGGTCTCGTCCGATATGGATCTGTGACATCAGCAGGTTCAG TGGACAAGGGGGACCCAACTAAGAAGCGGAGAGTGGAACGCTCACGAAA AATGGCAGAGGCAAAGGAAAGGAATATGACACCAGCAATTCCATCTGACATGCAATCAGTCCTTAAGCGGTGTGAAAATCTTGAGAAGGAAGTACGATCACTCAAGTTGAACTTGTCTTTCATGAATAG GAAGGATTCTGAACAGACTAAGCAGATAGAAGAGCTTCAGAAACAGAACGAAGATTTAACTGATGAAAAAGAACGCCTCTTAGAAGAAATTGAGAGGATTCTAGCAGAAACAGGAAAGATGTAA
- the LOC7465475 gene encoding protein CYCLOPS isoform X2, translated as MINDRNKGSLTDNSVIKPESSQQHNFSFYQRGEGEKGVMETEGRGFTDLYRNSSEELFLKSLMETSIGMPVPTMEMLGFKNLSQNFRTDSEELFKSWLTNGENGYNSTSIAHRTRQASRRISSELVNLTSQQHGSAPQKKRSNDVLFTQNNPTADDISNDLNEQSIRNAVERTVQASNLYLAKAWFHSSQPMTRSRSSELRRRYAAMQYTQTNIGMEVMQNVSGHGVNNLNQEFGNPNGFSDPPVHDTANQLGTFMSPTNSSSSTFNTPQMSSIDKVSSVVNMLKGTLERKKLGNQIEKEIVEDSSNAFYHVQVINSTFDQQKGNGIHEIPPGSFQEISPGQVKDPEFLKTVQGPMDLDFEGFVNTINPVQLSTVSREPSQSGSSAATPVVSSAFDACDGPSNSSQTLSICETSRKQIGNGRSSENGPRAKDFRDRIIDNLKDDRKRGGLVRYGSVTSAGSVDKGDPTKKRRVERSRKMAEAKERNMTPAIPSDMQSVLKRCENLEKEVRSLKLNLSFMNRKDSEQTKQIEELQKQNEDLTDEKERLLEEIERILAETGKM; from the exons ATGATCAATGATAGAAACAAGGGAAGCTTGACAGACAACTCGGTTATAAAGCCAGAAAGTAGTCAGCAGCACAACTTCAGTTTTTATCAGAGGGGTGAAGGGGAGAAAGGTGTGATGGAGACGGAAGGAAGAGGGTTTACAGACCTGTATAGGAATTCAAGTGAAGAGTTGTTTCTCAAATCTTTGATGGAGACCTCAATTGGGATGCCAGTACCCACCATGGAGATGTTGGGGTTCAAGAATCTCTCTCAGAACTTTCGTACCGACAGTGAGGAGCTATTCAAAAGCTGGCTTACAAATGGAGAG aatGGCTATAACTCAACAAGCATAGCACATCGAACCCGACAAGCATCGAGAAG GATATCAAGTGAACTGGTCAATTTGACCAGCCAACAACATGGGAGCGCACCTCAGAAGAAAAGGAGCAATGATGTCTTATTCACGCAAAATAATCCAACAGCTGATGATATCTCCAATGATCTCAATGAACAGTCAATCAG GAACGCTGTTGAAAGGACCGTGCAGGCTAGTAATTTATATCTGGCTAAG GCGTGGTTTCACAGTTCTCAACCCATGACAAGAAGTCGATCCTCTGAACTGAG GAGAAGGTATGCTGCTATGCAATATACTCAGACAAATATAGGTATGGAAGTTATGCAGAATGTTTCAGGGCATGGTGTCAACAATTTGAATCAAGAGTTTGGAAATCCAAATGGTTTCAGTGACCCTCCCGTACATGACACTGCCAATCAGTTGGGCACGTTCATGTCTCCAACCAATTCATCCTCGTCTACTTTTAACACCCCACAAATGAGCAGCATAGATAAAGTTTCTTCTGTTGTTAACATGCTAAAGGGTACACTGGAACGCAAGAAGCTAGGTAACCAGATTGAGAAGGAAATAGTTGAAGATAGTTCTAACGCATTTTATCATGTTCAAGTTATAAACTCTACTTTTGATCAACAAAAAGGGAACGGCATTCATGAGATTCCTCCTGGAAGTTTTCAAGAAATATCACCTGGTCAAGTCAAGGACCCTGAGTTCTTGAAGACAGTTCAAGGACCCATGGATCTTGACTTTGAAGGGTTTGTAAATACCATAAATCCGGTTCAGCTGAGCACGGTTTCTCGGGAACCTTCTCAAAGTGGATCTTCTGCCGCTACACCAGTAGTTTCATCTGCTTTTGATGCATGTGATGGCCCCAGCAACTCAAGTCAAACTCTAAGCATTTGTGAAACCTCAAGGAAACAAATTGGAAATGGTAGGAGTTCAGAAAATGGCCCTAGAGCCAAAG ATTTTAGAGACCGAATAATTGACAATTTGAAGGATGATCGGAAG AGGGGAGGTCTCGTCCGATATGGATCTGTGACATCAGCAGGTTCAG TGGACAAGGGGGACCCAACTAAGAAGCGGAGAGTGGAACGCTCACGAAA AATGGCAGAGGCAAAGGAAAGGAATATGACACCAGCAATTCCATCTGACATGCAATCAGTCCTTAAGCGGTGTGAAAATCTTGAGAAGGAAGTACGATCACTCAAGTTGAACTTGTCTTTCATGAATAG GAAGGATTCTGAACAGACTAAGCAGATAGAAGAGCTTCAGAAACAGAACGAAGATTTAACTGATGAAAAAGAACGCCTCTTAGAAGAAATTGAGAGGATTCTAGCAGAAACAGGAAAGATGTAA
- the LOC7465474 gene encoding uncharacterized protein LOC7465474, producing the protein MDVSDDEMELEIETPENGKKGFMYLAFRLTSALLFPIFAFLFLSILLGFLAILMGHFSITTPPSLPFQCRILSSSVDLRSSKICELGLLNYKAKHVFYPNNRSKFRCRYDYYWASVFEVEYEDYSLGQTQFALAEAPNEALPLNCRPNFGAAWLAKDKFKVNKTYDCWYTSGISKVSLYRDDLFSCQAKDPSQAEMIKRYFILSKEMLHSSPVWKKGKASYWGWETIAGVITGFSTSIITISFIKILQYIKSWLRLTSVARMFSRANVVFFKRACFLVAYFSFMGWLTIQCGKRFGLPEIYRVDNY; encoded by the exons ATGGATGTTAGTGATGATGAGATGGAATTAGAAATAGAAACCCCTGAAAATGGGAAAAAGGGTTTCATGTATCTAGCTTTTCGATTAACCTCAGCTCTTCTTTTCCCAATCTTTGCCTTCCTTTTCTTGTCAATATTATTAGGTTTCTTAGCAATTCTCATGGGCCATTTTTCTATTACAACCCCCCCCTCTCTTCCATTTCAGTGCAGGATACTCTCCAGTA gCGTGGATCTTAGATCATCTAAGATTTGTGAGCTTGGGTTGTTGAATTATAAAGCCAAGCATGTGTTTTATCCAAATAACAGAAGCAAATTTCGCTGTCGCTATGATTACTACTGGGCTTCAGTGTTTGAg GTGGAATACGAAGATTATTCTTTGGGTCAGACTCAATTTGCTTTGGCAGAGGCTCCAAATGAGGCCCTTCCTCTAAATTGCCGCCCTAATTTTGGTGCTGCATGGTTGGCCAAAGATAAATTCAAG GTTAATAAAACCTATGACTGCTGGTATACATCAGGCATTTCGAAAGTGAGTTTATATCGTGATGATCTTTTCAGTTGTCAAGCAAAAGATCCATCTCAAGCTGAGATGATAAAACGTTATTTCATCCT GTCTAAAGAGATGTTGCATTCCTCCCCAGTCTGGAAGAAAGGAAAAGCTAGCTATTGGGGGTGGGAAACGATAGCCGGAGTTATTACTGGTTTTTCAACTTCTATAATCACCATCAGCTTTATAAAAATCCTACAGTACATTAAATCATGGCTTCGTCTAACTTCTGTAGCTAGGATGTTTTCTCGCGCCAATGTAGTTTTCTTCAAGCGAGCTTGTTTTCTTGTGGCGTACTTTTCTTTTATGGGTTGGTTGACAATCCAGTGTGGGAAAAGGTTTGGTCTCCCTGAGATTTACAGAGTTGATAATTACTAG